The sequence ATGTACTGCAATGGCTGTATCGCCAAGCATAGTCTCCGGACGAGTAGTGGCGACGACGATCTCCTTCGCCCCATGCTTACCGGCGGCCTGTTGCGCAGCCGCGCTCAGCGGATAGGCAAATTCGTAGAGCTCGCCGCGGTACGTTTCGTCATATTCGACTTCCAGATCAGAAAGCACGGTATGGGAAACCGGATCCCAGTTGACCATGCGCGTGTCGCGATAGATCAAACCTTCGCGATACAGATCGACGAAGACCTTGCGCACTGCGTGCGACAGACCCTCGTCCATTGTAAATCGTTCGCGCGACCAATCGAGGGAAAAGCCCATCCGACGCTGCTGTCGGGCAATGGCGCCGCCCGAGGCGTGCTTCCACTCCCAGACGCGCTCGATGAATTTCTTTCGGCCAAGCTGATGGCGATTCAGCCCTTCAGCAGCCAGATTCTTTTCGACGCGGACTTGCGTGGCAATGCCAGCATGATCGACGCCAGGAATCCAGACACAATCGCGGCCGCGTTTGCGAGCAGCCCGCACCAGTACGTCCTGGATGGTCTGGTCGAGGGCATGCCCAACGTGCAGCTCGCCGGTAACATTCGGCGGCGGAATCACAATCACAAAAGATGCGGCGTTGCGCGACCGATGGTCAGCCAGACGCTCCGGCCGAAAGGCCTGGGCATCCTCCCAGATACGGTACCAGCGTTCTTCGGTTTTCTGGTGCTCGTAGCGCGAGCTGAGCTCATGGGCCATGATTGGACAGCTGCCGGCAAAAGTGGCCGGCGGCAAAGTGGAAATCCATCCGCAGCCGCGCGAATTCGCTCAGCGCATCAGGGATTCTTCGGCGGATTCGGCGGCCTCGCGCTGGCGGCGCAACAACTCGCGGCGTTGTTCGGCGCTGTAATTTTCGTGTAACGGATCGCAGGGGGATGTGCGCGGATCGTCTTTGATTTCAAACCAGCGCTGGTAGTTGACGCGCCCCTGATCGGTCACAAAGTCTCGTTCAAAAAAATGGGTGTTGTCGTCGTAGACATTGACCCCGGCGTCGCATGGGTCCGGATCGCTGATGCCTGCGCTCCAGATTTGATGGAATATGTCGCACGAGTTGCCGCAGATGAGGATCGCGGCAAGGGAAGCAAGTAGAAGGCCGCGAACGGTCATATCCTAATGAAACTCAACCCAGCAGGTTCAGCAAGAGTCCTTTTTGTGGAGCGCCCCGGCCGCTGAAGGCTCGGTCCTGGTAGATGTTGTCTTGCTGCTGTCGCCCGCGCCATTCGCGCAAGGCCTCGCTGGAATCGATCGGAGCTTCAAGCGCGCTGCTGAAGGCGCTGATCAGGCGACCCTCGGGACGGCCGCGCACGGCCTGTACCGCTTCCACCGGGCTGTGGGAGTACTCCAGCACCGGGTAGGCATACCAGCCGGGAATGCGACTGGCGTTCATCGATCCGCCCTCGATTCTCACTCTTGATGAATCGGCTGGTCGGCGGCTGACCTCAAGCCACATCAGTAAAAAAAGGTCTGTTACCTGGGTATCGGGCTTTCAGCTTTCACTACAAACTATTTTAGTTTTCAACGGTTTCGGATTCGCCGCTGATCTCTTCTGCTTCGCTGTCCTCTGCAAGGCCTTCTTCGCCCTCCACATCCTCGGACAGATTTTCTCCTTCCAGATCTCCGCCCTGTTCCTTTTCCAATTTGCGCCGCTTCTTTTCTTCGAGCTTAGCTTGCTTCTTCTCTTGTTTACGCTTTTCGCGCGCCCGCTTTTCGAATGAATAGTTCGCTCTGGCCATGGTTTACTCCAGGGGGCGTCGCCCGCTGGACGGCGCAGAAAGTCTAGAAAACCGGCGATATTTTGCGCTGCAGAGCGCGAAATCCGGGCGTCCTGTTGTTACAGGACGCCCGGCAGGCCGGCGCACAATCAATAGTCGCGACGACCGCGTCCGCCGCCGCCATGACCGCCGCCATGGCCGCCGCCATGGCCGCCGCGTCCGCCGCCACCGCCCCCGCCGCCTTCGCGACGACGTTCCTGGGCTGCATCAACGCGGATCGTGCGGCCATCCAGCTGCGCTCCGTCCATTTCAGCGATCGCCTGCTGTGCGGCTTGCTCGTCATTGAAGCTGACAAAACCAAAGCCGCGCGAACGGCCGGTATCGCGATCCACGACAACCGTTGCTTCGCGAACCTCGCCAAAGCGCGAGAAGGAGCGGACGAGCGAGTCGTCGGTGGTATCCCAGCTCAACCCGCCCACAAATAGTTTCTTCGACATCGTATCCTCCATCGGTCCCGACGAAGTCTCTCTACTCGAGCGCACCTACATTCGACTCAGACTGTGCACTCGCACCCACGATGTCGCATGAAGCCGGGAATCCGTCTTGTACGAGCACGATTTGGGGAGGGCCCCGGATCGGCAACATTTTTGCCCGGCGGCAAATCCGGCAATGCCGCCGACAGAGTGCAACATTCTGAAGGGCTTGACCGCCGCAGGCGGAGGTCACAGAAGCCGGCTGTGAGTCGCTCGGGCTTCCGACTGCCACCTCGGGACTGGACCGGCATCTGCCTCTTGCAAGCTGCGGCGCTGGCGGCGGTCGCCGCATTTTCCAGCGCTTGCCAAGCGCCCTGGGAGCGCACGCCCGGTCCGCGTGATCGCAATGACTTGCCGATCCGCGTCAGCCAGGTTCGCGGGGCCGTCTACGCGGCAGAGGACTTTAATTACTGGAAAAACAATACGGCTTTTTACGTCGACCAGAGCGGCATCTTTTTCTTTGACGCCGGTTGGTCTCATCGCAGCGCGGGGGCTGCCATCTGGAAGTCAGCAACTGCAAGCGTAGCCGATTTTCAATCGGTATTGCTTACGTCCTATCCTGTGGACCGTAGCGGCGGGCTCTGGGAATTTCGCCGACACGGCATTCCGATCATCATGAGCGCCGACACTTCTCGACTGATCCGACGCTACTGGCAGCCAATGCAGGAACAGATGGCGCACACTTTTTCCAGCTGGCCGCAAACGCCAGAAGCGGAACTGCCATCACAGCTATTTCAAGGCCGGATGAAGTTGCTGGGCGGACGAATCGAGGTCATTCAATTGCCTCCCTCCGTTGCTCCCGATGCATCGGTGGTCCTCTTCGTAGAGGAACGCGTGCTCTACGGCGGCGCACTGCTTGGCGAGCCGCTACTCTGGACCCGACTGGCCGACGCCGAGGGCGCGCAGCGCGCACTGGATACCATTGCCGCCCTGGACTGGGACCTTGCCATTTGCGGGCATGGTCGCGCAGTACAGGATCGCGAAGTTCTGACGCGGATGCGACAGGTCTTCCGGCAATTGCCAACGCTCAATCGGGAATGAAGAGATCCAGCACAGGTTCGAGGCGCCGGCTGCGGATTCGACGAACCTTATCGAGCTGCACTCCATTCAGCAAGGTGCGCGCCTGCAGTCCCTCATCCGGAAGCAACGTTTCGCCAAGGACGCTTTTCACCAGCCTCTGGCGCGCCAGGAATACCCGGGCCTGATAATCCGGGTCCATATCTTCATACAATGCATCGTGCAACATCCCGCGCCTCCTTGCGCTGAAATCATCCCTTTGGTCTTTTTACAGTCCGACTCGCGTCCGTGCGAACTCGGGCTGATGTACAGATCGGCTGCGAATCCCAGGACTGTAGGAAAAAAGCCGGCAAAAAAAGTGGAAAAGGGGGGATAGAATCTGGTGACAAATTTCGTCCAGCGCCCGCGCCGAATGAAACAGGCGACGAAGCAGGCGGCTACCGCGCGAAATCCCTTGACCGGCGGCCCGTGATCCGGACAACTCGGGCCCATGCGTACCAAGTTTGTTGCAGGTAACTGGAAAATGTACAAGACTCCCTCGCAGGCCGAGCAGCTTGCGCGCGAGTTGAAGGAAGCGCTGAGCGGCGTCAGCGGCGTTGAAATTGCCGTCTGTCCTCCGTATACCGCCCTGGATCGCGTAAAGAAAACGCTTGGCGCGGGCAATATTCGAGTTGGGGCGCAAGATCTGCACTGGGAAGAGCAGGGCGCGTTTACCGGGAAAATTAGCTGGGATATGCTGCAGGATATCGGCGTGGATCTGGCAATCATCGGCCACTCCGAGCAGCGTCAGTATTTCCACGAAACAAACGAGACAGTAAACAAAAAGACGCGCAAGGCGCTGGAAAAGGGGCTGCAGCCAATCATCTGTGTTGGCGAAACGCTGGCTGAGCGCGAATCTGGACGACTCTATGAGGTCGTCGAATCTCATGTGCGCGGCGCTTACGATTCAGTGAACGCCGCCGATGCGGCGCGCACTGTGATAGCTTACGAACCGGTCTGGGCTATTGGCACCGGCAAGACAGCTACGCCAGCTCAAGCCCAGGAGATGCATGTATTCATTCGCGGCCTTCTGGTGAAGATGTACGGCGACGCATTGGCCAGCGGCCTGCGCATTCAGTACGGCGGTAGCGTAAAGCCGGACAATGCCAGAGAACTTTTCTCGCAACCGGACATTGATGGCGGGCTGATTGGCGGCGCCTCGCTGAAGACAGCGGACTTTTCAGCTATCGTTCGCTCGGCGCAGTGACAGCGCTTCTTTCCTCCCATTCGGCGCCGGTGAGTCCATCAAATAGGACAACCCGGTCGCCGCGCAGCCGGTAGGTATAGATTGGAAAGAGCGGATAGTTGGGTTCGGCATTGCGCAACCACTGTCCGGTCCAGGAGTCCGTAAACGGTTCGCTGGAAAGCGCGCCCAGCTGTAGCCGCGCCGATGCTACCGACGATCGCTGCGAGAGTGCGGCAAGCATGAGATCTCGGAAAAGAGGAAAGTCCGGTGTCGCCAGACCGCGTCCGCCGCCGTACAAGAATGCCTGACTTCGAATCTGCCGGCCGCCAAGTCCGGCCACAGCCAGAACGGGCGCTCGTTGCGACAGCTGCTCAATCGCCTGCGCTACCTGACTTTCTGTAGCGGCGCCTTCGTAGTGCATCCATAGAACATTGTGTTTTTCGCCGTAGGCTTCGAGCATCTCCAGTGCGTGAGAGCTTGCCGCGGCCAGCGTTTCATCACTGCTATCGCTGCGCGATTCTGTGACCTGACATCCGCCATCCAGCTGACTGCCGCGCCAGTCGGGAGAATCGGGAACGGTGCAGATCGTGCGGTAGCCACGGGACGATAGTTCTGTAAAGATGGAGGGACCCTTGATTCCCCGGCGCTCGTCGACGCCATCGATCCCTTGAAACAGGGCGCGCAAACTGCGGCGGCTTTGGTCCGAAGGCGCCAGCAATGGAAAAAATCGCGCGCTTCGCTCGCCGTTTAGGCCGCCGCTTTGAGTTTGCGGAAGCGAGCACTGACTCATTGTTAGCAGGATCAAGTTGCCGCTGGCGGTTGTATCCGGCTCCTGCTGCGCCAGCTGTGATACCGGTCCGGATGGCGGCGTCGATTGGCCCTCAATCTGACAGCGATCTCGAAAATCGGCGCGGACGCAGGGATTGGCGTCGTCCGGATCTCGGCCTGGCCAGGCGGAGTTGCCGTCGCGGTCCCTGTCCAGCAGGTATCCGATGGCGCTGACCAGTTCACTGGCAGCGCCGCGCCCGGTCGCAATGCCGCCCAGAGCTCTCGATGGCGATGGATGAAGCATGACGATCAGCACGGAAATCGATGCCGCAGCCAGGGCAGCGGCGGTCAACAATGCCGAGCCGCGCAGCGCCGCACGTTGCCGTGCCAGGGTGGGCAAGCGGTGACGATACAGGGCGAAGGCCGACAGCGACCATTGGTTTAACATTAAAATAAAGAAGACGCCGGGCAATCCCTGTCGGGCGTCGCCGCCAAAGTATACTCCGTCAAAGGCGGCGCTGGGTTGCGAGCTGGCAGTCCACAAACGCTCCAGCATCCAGAGCATCGCTGCGCTTGCGGCCAGTGCTGCGCCTCCCGCGAGCAGCGGCGGCGTTACCAGCAGACGTTCGTAGTTGGGCGAAAGCTGAAGACGGTAGCGAATCTGTAGATTGGCAAACAAGAGAAATGCCGCCAGCAGAAGCCCGAAGAGCAGGATAGCAAAATCCGATAGATCGCCCACGGCCACAGCGTGGGCCTGGGGCAGGAGCAGAATTCGCGCCAGCAATGCCGAAAAGAGGAGAAAGACGCTGTTGTAGCCCCGCAATTGAGGCAAGACGCCGACCAACAAAGCGCCGGCCAGAAATGAAAGCGCCAGCGCAACTAATGCGGCCAGGCTTGCGCCCAGGGCTTCATCGGCAGGCAGGTGACGAAGGGCTAAGTCCAGACTTGGCGAGCCAATCAGAAAAAAGGCGGCGAGGCCAGGCGCAACTCGACTGCTGATTCGTTCTAAATGCGATGCCAGCGCGGCGGCCAGTCGGATCATCGAATAAAGCAACTGAAAGAGAAGGGCGTAGCTCAGGGCGCCGAGCGCCAGAAGTGAGCTCTGGTAGATCGCCGCCGCGAGTGCATCAGGGGCGCCGCGGAGTATCAGCAGGCCGGCATCGGGTGCGGCCAGAAGCAATAGGGCCAGAAAGGCAGCGTTGAAGCCAGCCAGCAGAGGGGCCCACAAAAAAGGAAGGTGTAAGGGTTCCTGTCCCGAACTCATCGAAGGTTGAGGGTGTGCGGTCGGGAAACATAGAGCGCTCGGGGCACGCCGGAGATTTCCCAAAGCTCTCCTTGAATGATGATCGGCCCGGGCGCGCTTTGTGCTCCGGAAATTTCGAGGATCAACTCTCCCTCGCCTCGATCTTGATCAAAAAAAGGCCGACCCCTGATAGCCAACGGGGACGCCGAAAGGAGCCGGCGGCCGGCGCCTGATTGCGCAGCCTGTCGCAGCGCCTGAAAGGTTACCTCAAAATCCTTACCGCTTGCCTGGTATCGAAACCGGACGCGGATTCGCCTTCCTTGGGATGATGTGCCCAGATCTTCCAGCTCCAGAATTTGCAGAGTTTCGGCAGACAACGCGGGAGTTCCCTGGTCAATCTCCGATTCGCCGGTCGGCGTCTCGGCAACGTCGCGTACAACGCTTTGCTGTATTGCAGCTTCAAAATCTGTATGATTGCGGACATGGAAATATCTTCCTCGCCCCTGGCGAGCAATCTCGCCCAACTGCAGAGCGGTTTCGGCATCCACTGCAAGTCCAATGACATTGACCTGCACGTTCGCGCCGCGCAATTGTAGCGCGGCTGCTTCTGCACCGGGATTGCCGCCGCAGCTTTCGGCGCCGTCCGAGATCAAGACAATTAGCAGTCCGGGGTTCGACGGGACCAGTGCTGTACCGATCAGGCGCAGCGTGTTGGCGATGGGCGTGGCGCCTGCTGCCGCCATATTTTGAACCTGCAGATTGATCCGTTCATGATTACCGATGGCGATGGGATTGTAGAGCCGCTGCGAGCTGCAACCAGGCAGTCGATTCCCGTAGGCAGCCAGCCCGACAGGCACGCTTCGATCGAGTCGCGAAAGCTGTTCTTCCAGCATCACGCGGGCTGCGGCCATGCGAGTAACGCCGCCGAACATTTCGTTCATTGACCCGGACGCATCCAGAATAAAGAGCACCGGACGCCGATCGCTGGAGCGGCCGGACTCGACCTCGCTGGAAGCAGGATGCAGAGCAAATACAGTCAGGCACAGAGCGACCAGCACGTACGCGCCTGCAATCTTTCCTGTTCTTGTTACGCCCATGGCTTGCCTGTCAGCGGCTGAACGTCGGCCAACATTCAGACGCACGACGCTTGCAGGTACTAACGGCAGAAAAAGCCGGCAGCCTGAGCGCGCCGGCAGTCGGAATCTTTGGTTCATTTGATTGACGCCGCATAGCAGGCGGAGGGGTATCCGCAATGGCCGTTGAAGTAAGCGAAGCAAACTTTAAGAACGAAGTCCTTGAGGCATCGCAGAAGACCCCGGTACTGGTGGATTTCTGGGCTGAATGGTGCGGCCCGTGTCGCATGCTTGGCCCGGTGCTCGAAAAGCTGGAGAAGGACTACAAAGGCCGGTTCAAACTGGTGAAAATCAACACCGACCTCAATCCCAATCTGGCAATGGCCTTCCAGATCAGCGGCATTCCCGCCGTGAAGTTGGTGATTGGCGGTCGGTTGGCCTCCGAATTTACCGGCGCGTTGCCGGAACCGGCGGTCCGGAAGTTCCTGGATCAGCATTTACCGGCCGCCGGACTTGAGGGACAGGAAGAAATCGGCGAAGAGGACCCACTGGGCGCTGCCGAGCGAGTCCTGACTGAAAAAACAGAGGGCCCGGAGGCTTCGCGGGCCCTCTGGAATGCTGCACTGCTTTGTTTCGCATCCGGTGAAGCGCCGGCTACCGCGCTTCGCTTTCTCGAGGGGATTCCGGAAAGCGGCGCCAGCGAGTCCGAGGGCCGCAATGGGCTGCGCAGATTGCTGGCCGAAGGCTCTGAAGCCGATCGAGAAAAACTGCGCACGCTATTTCAACCGGGTCGCGAAGAGGAAGCGCTACAATTCTTTCTGCAGCGCGTGGAGGATGCGACCGTCGAGCAACGAGCGGATGCGAAAGCAGGACTGCTGCTTTGCTTTCACATACTGGGTAGCGCCAGCAATCTGGCCAACCAGTACCGGCGCAAACTCGCTGCGCTTCTCTTTTGACTCGCGACCCCGTGCGCTCGCAAGCTATAGGCGCCCTCTTTGTCTGTTTGGGCAATATCTGCCGTTCGCCCGCGGCCGAAGCAGCCTTCCGATTCGCGGTTCGACAAAGAGGCTGGCAGAGTCGCTTTCGCATCGATTCCTGCGGCACTTCTGGCTATCACGATGGCGAAGCAGCGCATTCAGTGACGCGCCGCGTAGGCAAGGAGTTTGGCCTGCAGGTCGACTCAATCTCCAGGCGACTTCAGGCGCGTGACTTTGCAGAGTTCGACTATCTGCTGGCGATGGATTCGTCAAACTACCAGGAACTTTGTCGCCGGGCGCCGGACGATGCGGCGCGCCAAAAAGTTCTCATGTTTCGCCGATTTGATCCACAATGGAGCGGCCACGGCAATCCGCCCGACGTTCCTGATCCCTACTATGGCGGTCGCGAAGGCTTCGTTGAAGTACAGCAAATCGCGCTACGTAGCAGCGAAGCTTTGCTTGACTGGCTTGCCGAAACACATCAGCTGTAGTCATGCAGGCGAGCCAATCCGCCGACTCTGCAGTTCGCTCCGCGCGCGGTCCCCTGCAGTGCAGCGCAATAGCGACTCCAGTCGGTACAATTTACCTGGAGGCGGATCCTCAGGCAATACGTCGCGTCAGTTTCATGGCCGCTGGCGTCATCGAAGCTGAAATCGTGCGTCCGGATGAACCCAGCTGCTATGACCACCTCAGCGAGTGCGCTCGTCAGCTGCTTGAATACTTCCACGGCCGGCGTCGTCGCTTTGATCTGCCCGTTGACTATGAAGGCACCGGCTTTCAGCGCGACGTCTGGGAGAGTATGCGATCCATTCCATTTGGAGAAACGCGTACGTCGAATGAACTAGCCGCAGCCCTGGGCCGGCCACGAGCGGTACGCGCAGTGGGTCAGGCCAATCATGTCAATCGCTGGATGATTCTGGTGCCGTGTCACCGCGTGGTGGGACAGGCCGGGAAACCTGCAGGATTTGCCGCGGGCCTTCCGTTGCAGGTGAGGTTGCTGGAACTGGAAAAGAAGGCCAGCCTCAAGGCCGAGTGATTTGTCAGTGAGCCCTGGCCAGCAATGCCTGGCCGGTCGTTTCGTCGCTGACGATTTCAATGCTTCCGCCGCGACCAATGGCCATGGCCTGGGCCGCTGGCAATCCGCGGCAGCATTCAACTGCGCCATGGAAGACGGTGATGCGAATGGTCCGCTTTCGGGCATGCGCTTCGGTGTCGCAATGCAGTCTAAAGTGAGCTTCGCCGATTCCATCCTGGAGCGATGCCGCGATCGCCGTCGCCCGTACGCGGCCGATCTTGAAAAAGAATCGTTTCTGCGGCTGTTCTGCTGAGAGACGCACTTCAGCGTCGCCGCCGTGCAATTCCCATTCGACCTCCTCAGCCGTGTTACGATTGAGCGAGATCCTGCTGCCGGAATTTAGGTTGATTTCGCCGGATTTATCCAATCCGGTTAGCATCAAGATTCGGTCGCCCGCAAAGTGGGAAGCAAGCTGTTCGCCCTCTGACACCGGCGCCAGACCGCGCCAGGCGTGCATGCCCGCGCTTTGCGATAGAGCGAGAGTGGCAGCAATAACTGGAGCAAAAACCAGTGCAGCGGCAATGGCCCCGAGACGTTTCCAGTTCAGTGTCAGGGAATGATCTGCAGGGCGTGAAGCGGCGCCGGCAATCGGTTGAAGCGCATAGAGACGACGGGCAAGCTCCTGGCAGTGCGCGCAGCGAAGTATCTTGTTGCGGATTCGCTCGGCATCCAGGCTCGAAATCAGTCGACCGCGCGCCGGTGTTGGACGGCCATCTGCGTCGATGGCGCCGCTCCTCAGATAGAGGCCGTCATACAACGTGATGTGGAGTTCATCGTTTGCTTCGTTGCGCGTAGGATCCATTTTGTTTTTCCTGTTTCGGTCGGCGCCAGCGCCTGTGAAAAATCAGCGGCGCACTGTGGCGCCGATGTCAGACAGCGGCCTCCGCAGTGACGCCTGCCTTTCTCAGTTCCGATTCCAGCTGGATGAATAACTTCTCGATCATACGTCGCACGGTGCGTTCCGACTTTCCCAGGCGCTCCGCAATTTCCGTCTGTCGTACGCCGCTTTCCATCAGCAAGTGCAGCAACAGGACAAATTGTCCCTGCGCATCCATCCGCGCAGCGATGGCGAACATCCGGTCGCCAAGCTCTTCTTGAAACAAAAGGTCCAGCGGGGATTGAGCAGCGATTTCTGGCGCGGCGGGCTCTTGTTCATTATCGAGAGCGGTGAGCCGTCGATTCTTCCGGCAGCGATCAACCCAGATGTTTCGCGCAACTTGAAAGAGCCAGGCCAGCTCTTTTCCGCCGCTGAAGCTCAAGCCCTCGTGGTGCTTGATAAATCGTTCAAATGTCTCCTGAACGATATCGTCGGCTTCGTCCTGGGCGCCGAGCTTCAGCAGGAAACGACGGACCGCTGAGGAATGCGCCTGATAAACGCCCTCAATATATGAATCTGCGCTCATGGTCTCCGGGCTTGTCCTATCGGACGCCTCCGGCGCTGCTGGCAGCAAGAAAAAAATGTCCGCTTGGCCGGTCATGGTACGTTGTTCTAACGCAGGCGGCTGGGAAATGCGGACAGCTTTTGTCGCCCAGTTCCTGCTCCTCTGATTGTGTTGACAGCGCTTTTGAGGCGACTTCCGTTGAGTGCAGCCCCCGGGCCGAATGGCCCGGGGTTTTTTTGCTATGGATGCCGTATCCATCTACGAAGTCGGACCGCGTGACGGCCTGCAAAACGAACCCAGACCGGCGTCCGCCGCGCAGAAGGTCGCCTACATTGAGGCTCTGGCCGATGCCGGGCTGCAGCGGATCGAGGCCACGTCTTTTGTGCGCGCCGGCGTTATCCCTCAGCTGTCCGATGCAGACGAGGTCTATCGCGCCCTGCGTCCCCGGACAGATGTGCGCTACATCGCACTAACGCCCAATCGCAAGGGAATGGATAACGCCATCGCCTGCGGCTTGCAGGAGGCGGCAATCTTCACTGCCGCTTCCCAGACTTTTACGCGTAAGAATATCAATGCCAGCATTGAAGAGAGCATCCATCGCTTTCGAGAGGTAGCTGCGCTTGCTGAGGAGCGCCGGATTCCGCTGCGAGCTTATGTTTCCACCGTTGTGGAATGTCCCTATGAGGGACGAGTGCCGCCGGAAGCAACGGCCGATGTCTGCGCTCGGCTCTTCGACCTCGGGGCCTATCAGATTTCGCTTGGCGAAACAATCGGCGTGGCCGCGCCGGACGAGATTGCACGATTGCTGGAAACATTGCTTCGACGCTGGCCAGCGGAGAATTTCGCCGGACATTTTCATGATACGCGGGGCACTGCCCTGGCCAATGTGTTTCGCTCCCTGGACTTTGGCTTACGAGCGTTCGACGCCAGTTCCGGCGGACTTGGCGGCTGTCCCTATGCTCCTGGCGCTGCGGGCAACCTGGCGACAGAAGACCTGGTATATGCCCTGGAGCGCAGCGGATACCAGACTGGCGTGAATCTCGAAAAGCTTAGCGATGCCACAACCCTGATCTGCGCCGCCTTGCAGCGCTCTCCGGCCTCGCGCGTGTATCAAGCCTTGCGAAAGCAAAAGGACGCTTCGCCTTCGTCCAGCTGAGCTTTGTGCGCCTCCATCCTCGGCCGGCCATGACTGCGGAAACGCTGTCGACGGCGCACGCTGGCCCCTTATCTTGGAAATCATGTCCGTTGCAGTGCTGGCCTCCGGCGGCGTCGATAGTTCTCTGGCCCTGCAATTGCTGCGTGAAGAGGGACGTTCGGTCACAGCCTACTACTTGAAGATCTGGCTTGAGGATGAGCTGGACGATCTTGGTCAGTGTCCCTGGGAAGAGGATCTGGAATTCGTAGAGCGACTTTGCGAACAGTGCGGCGCAGACCTGGAAATCGCGCCACTGCAGCGAGAATATCGGGAGCGAATCATCGAATATGCCCTCTCCGAGATTCGCAATGGGCGAACGCCCAATCCGGATATTCTTTGCAACAGCCGTATCAAGTTTGGCGCATTTTTTGATTTCATCTCCGATCGCTACGATAGCGTTGCGACCGGCCACTATGCAGGCCTGCGCAGTTCCGGCGAACGTCGCCTCTTGATTACTGCGCCGGATCCTGTCAAGGACCAGACTTACTTTTTGGCACACCTCAGCCAGGCCCAGCTATCGCGAGCGCTCTTTCCAATCGGCAGGTTTCGCAAGGGCGAGGTTCGAGAGTTAGCCAGAAAATACAAACTCCCTGCGCAAGATCGCAAGGACAGCCAGGGACTTTGCTTTCTCGGGAAGATTGACTTTCGCGAATTCATTCGGCGACAGCTGGGCGAGCGGGCGGGCGAGTTGATCGAACTGGAAAGCGGAAGAAGCCTCGGCGAACATCGCGGTCATTGGTTCTACACGATCGGCCAGCGGCAGGGGTTGCGTCTTTCGGGGGGGCCATGGTACGTTGCAAGTAAAGACATTGAGAGAAATCGGGTGCTCGTTTCGCGGCGTTACTACGAAGCGGACAAGCCGCGCGATAGATTTCGGGCCGCCGCACCGCACTGGATCAATGCCGCGCCCCCGGATGGACAGCGGCTGCGCATCAAACTGCGTCACGGCGAAGGCTCACACTACGGGCGTATCGATTCACTGCACGATGGAAGCTTATTGGTTCAGCTGGAGGAACGCGATCAGGGAATTGCGCCGGGCCAGTTTGCCGTTTTCTATGATAGCGATGTTTGTCTGGGTTGCGCCGTCATTCTGGAGGAAAGCCTGCATGGAGAAGCTTCGTGAACGCAAGACATGCGCTTGTAACGGGAGTCTCCTCGGGACTCGGGGCCAGTCTGGCAGGCGCATTATTGGACCGCGGCTGGCTG is a genomic window of Leptospirales bacterium containing:
- a CDS encoding RNA-binding protein, with translation MSKKLFVGGLSWDTTDDSLVRSFSRFGEVREATVVVDRDTGRSRGFGFVSFNDEQAAQQAIAEMDGAQLDGRTIRVDAAQERRREGGGGGGGGRGGHGGGHGGGHGGGGRGRRDY
- the tpiA gene encoding triose-phosphate isomerase, translated to MRTKFVAGNWKMYKTPSQAEQLARELKEALSGVSGVEIAVCPPYTALDRVKKTLGAGNIRVGAQDLHWEEQGAFTGKISWDMLQDIGVDLAIIGHSEQRQYFHETNETVNKKTRKALEKGLQPIICVGETLAERESGRLYEVVESHVRGAYDSVNAADAARTVIAYEPVWAIGTGKTATPAQAQEMHVFIRGLLVKMYGDALASGLRIQYGGSVKPDNARELFSQPDIDGGLIGGASLKTADFSAIVRSAQ
- a CDS encoding VWA domain-containing protein; translated protein: MGVTRTGKIAGAYVLVALCLTVFALHPASSEVESGRSSDRRPVLFILDASGSMNEMFGGVTRMAAARVMLEEQLSRLDRSVPVGLAAYGNRLPGCSSQRLYNPIAIGNHERINLQVQNMAAAGATPIANTLRLIGTALVPSNPGLLIVLISDGAESCGGNPGAEAAALQLRGANVQVNVIGLAVDAETALQLGEIARQGRGRYFHVRNHTDFEAAIQQSVVRDVAETPTGESEIDQGTPALSAETLQILELEDLGTSSQGRRIRVRFRYQASGKDFEVTFQALRQAAQSGAGRRLLSASPLAIRGRPFFDQDRGEGELILEISGAQSAPGPIIIQGELWEISGVPRALYVSRPHTLNLR
- a CDS encoding tetratricopeptide repeat protein, which translates into the protein MAVEVSEANFKNEVLEASQKTPVLVDFWAEWCGPCRMLGPVLEKLEKDYKGRFKLVKINTDLNPNLAMAFQISGIPAVKLVIGGRLASEFTGALPEPAVRKFLDQHLPAAGLEGQEEIGEEDPLGAAERVLTEKTEGPEASRALWNAALLCFASGEAPATALRFLEGIPESGASESEGRNGLRRLLAEGSEADREKLRTLFQPGREEEALQFFLQRVEDATVEQRADAKAGLLLCFHILGSASNLANQYRRKLAALLF
- a CDS encoding low molecular weight phosphotyrosine protein phosphatase, giving the protein MRSQAIGALFVCLGNICRSPAAEAAFRFAVRQRGWQSRFRIDSCGTSGYHDGEAAHSVTRRVGKEFGLQVDSISRRLQARDFAEFDYLLAMDSSNYQELCRRAPDDAARQKVLMFRRFDPQWSGHGNPPDVPDPYYGGREGFVEVQQIALRSSEALLDWLAETHQL
- a CDS encoding methylated-DNA--[protein]-cysteine S-methyltransferase, with the protein product MQASQSADSAVRSARGPLQCSAIATPVGTIYLEADPQAIRRVSFMAAGVIEAEIVRPDEPSCYDHLSECARQLLEYFHGRRRRFDLPVDYEGTGFQRDVWESMRSIPFGETRTSNELAAALGRPRAVRAVGQANHVNRWMILVPCHRVVGQAGKPAGFAAGLPLQVRLLELEKKASLKAE
- a CDS encoding sigma-70 family RNA polymerase sigma factor produces the protein MSADSYIEGVYQAHSSAVRRFLLKLGAQDEADDIVQETFERFIKHHEGLSFSGGKELAWLFQVARNIWVDRCRKNRRLTALDNEQEPAAPEIAAQSPLDLLFQEELGDRMFAIAARMDAQGQFVLLLHLLMESGVRQTEIAERLGKSERTVRRMIEKLFIQLESELRKAGVTAEAAV
- a CDS encoding hydroxymethylglutaryl-CoA lyase; this translates as MDAVSIYEVGPRDGLQNEPRPASAAQKVAYIEALADAGLQRIEATSFVRAGVIPQLSDADEVYRALRPRTDVRYIALTPNRKGMDNAIACGLQEAAIFTAASQTFTRKNINASIEESIHRFREVAALAEERRIPLRAYVSTVVECPYEGRVPPEATADVCARLFDLGAYQISLGETIGVAAPDEIARLLETLLRRWPAENFAGHFHDTRGTALANVFRSLDFGLRAFDASSGGLGGCPYAPGAAGNLATEDLVYALERSGYQTGVNLEKLSDATTLICAALQRSPASRVYQALRKQKDASPSSS